One part of the Rutidosis leptorrhynchoides isolate AG116_Rl617_1_P2 chromosome 1, CSIRO_AGI_Rlap_v1, whole genome shotgun sequence genome encodes these proteins:
- the LOC139885910 gene encoding uncharacterized protein has product MVTDLSYLCSVMNRQQGIMNDPKSTALITRDLLGGGSCDYDSDSSKELDLDLHVPSGYEKRLDLKSGKVYIQRCKSPNTSSSSSDHKQQDNDQAVSKLQDLNFPPSKKSPLNLFDDASLDLNLVNISSSPPAYRSVCTLDKVKFALERAEKETLRKRSISVSKSCSSPNSNSSSSVKETMVTEDDDDDNEKSCEAYAAGCPNCLLYVLISRSNPKCPRCDMTVPSPTVMKKPRIDLNISI; this is encoded by the exons ATGGTGACTGACTTGTCGTATTTGTGCTCTGTAATGAATCGACAGCAAGGGATAATGAATGATCCTAAATCAACGGCTCTGATTACTCGCGATTTGCTTGGTGGCGGTAGTTGTGATTACGATTCTGATTCATCCAAGGAATTAGACCTTGATTTACATGTACCTTCTGGTTATGAAAAACGTCTCGATTTGAAG TCGGGAAAAGTTTACATTCAAAGATGCAAATCACCAAACACATCATCTTCATCCTCTGATCATAAACAACAAGACAATGATCAAGCAGTTTCAAAGCTTCAGGACCTCAACTTCCCTCCATCAAAGAAGTCACCATTAAACCTATTTGATGATGCGAGTTTAGATCTTAATCTCGTTAACATATCCTCCTCACCACCTGCTTACAGAAGTGTATGCACTTTGGACAAAGTTAAATTCGCACTTGAACGAGCCGAAAAGGAAACGCTTAGGAAGCGCTCGATTTCAGTGTCGAAATCATGCTCATCCCCTAACTCGAACTCATCGTCCTCTGTTAAAGAAACAATGGTgactgaagatgatgatgatgataatgaaaaatCTTGTGAAGCTTATGCTGCCGGTTGTCCAAATTGTTTATTGTACGTGCTTATATCGCGTAGTAACCCTAAATGTCCTCGTTGCGATATGACAGTGCCATCCCCTACGGTGATGAAGAAACCGAGAATCGATCTTAACATATCCATATGA